A window of Phaseolus vulgaris cultivar G19833 chromosome 4, P. vulgaris v2.0, whole genome shotgun sequence genomic DNA:
TTACGTTAAACTTAGTATAGTTCAGGTATGAACTATCCcctattataatattaattgagCCATTTCTTATATGTGCTTAAAGGCAGAGCTcatatacaattttaaattcTGTTTGCATTTTCAAGAATAGTTCAGTGAAATCATTCATGACATTGAGGAATATCCTGCCTGTAGCTTTTGTGTCTTTGAAGGCTTTTTTAACTTCAAACTGAGATGACTTCAGGTAGATACGGTTGAAGGTTTACGGGATCTTCATATTCCTTCAGGGATTCAACCTGGAGAATCAGTGAAGCTGTCACGTTTGGGAGTTCCAGACATGAAAAAACCGTTTGTTCGAGGCAATCATTACTTCATTGTGAATGTTCttattccaaaaaatatcaGGTCTGTATTTTTCTTAGCATTGTTTCTTATATCCCCTAAGAGAGAGTTCATCACAGATTGTCCTGTTTAGAATTTTGCATGTACTAGAAGTTTCTGAGTTTTTGTTCTTCGAAAGAGGTTCCCAACAGCAGCAACttttagtaaatattttattcccTTGTCTATTAGAGGCCAGAATCCTTATTGCACTTCTGTGGATTTCATTTAACGTTGCTATTGGAGAACAAATTACTCCTTGTCTTATAATCCCAGTTTCCAGCAGTTACAATAGAGTGATCATTCCACTTTCATGAGAATATTCAGAACATATTACTTCATAGTCTATTGCCTACAATACACATGATGCTTTCTTCGTAATTGAATACTTTTGTTACTTGCATATGTGTATTTATGCTAAGTTTCTCATAGTTATGATTtccttttatctttaaattgtGCTTGTACTAGTGGAACCGAACGTGTGCTTGTTGAGCAGTTAGCTTCACTAAGAGCTTCTAACAAAAGGGATCCACTGTCTTCTGGTGACAATGGTATTAGTTCTTTATAATCGGatactttttgaaaataaaaatatataacagGTTAAAATTATGCTGAACATATTTGAACCAGAAAAATTGTTCAGAATTCTCTTTTAACTGCTTTCCAGGAATACCTAAAAGAAAGATCAATGAATTCACAAAGAGGAGGGATCCAAGGGGCGATGGTTCAAGCAAGGGAATAAAAAAAGTTGACTCTCTATGGGGATCGATCAAGAACTTCTTGAGGTATATCCTAGTTGTGCTTTATGCTAATGCTGATGGAACAATCATGAATATTTTCAGATGACTATTTAGATATTGGACTTTGTAATTTATCTTAAACAAagtaagaaaactacactatcatCCTTCATGAATAACATAGATAAGACTCTTACCAATCTTTTTATGTACAGTGGAGGACAGTCCAATGAAAGGTTTGCTTCAATTAGCATGGATACATCAGCTTTAATACGGAGATATGGTGACCAAAATCCGTCTGTCCTTAATTCCTTTTTTGTTGTTTTCGTTATAACTTGGATTTTTGCCTCGATAGCAAAGTCTAAGTACTCGATGCTTCAGAAAAGATCTGAGTCCTTTAATAGAACACGGTGAAAAGAAATTAAAGGCATGCTTGGTTAGAAAAGTAGAAATTAGGGTGGGGAGTGAAAGTGGAGTGGGGTGGACAGGTTTTGATTGTTCAGACCTTGATGTTTGGTGGAAAGATGTGTAAGTGAAAAGTGGGGAAAGAATCAGTTTAAGCTTATTTTCAAACTACAATAGACTAGAATTGAGAGTAAGGATGAGTTCCACCACACTAAACACCCCAAACCATTGTTAGTAATTTTCTTCCAAAATTCTCTCCTATTCATTTTTAGCTCTAGTACACCCCTAAAACATTCTGTTTGAGCCAAGATTGCTGATTTGAACTCACCTTTAGTAACCATGGCAGGGCAATCAAATTAAACTGTTTGCTCCCATTATGCTGAGACTTCAATTGTGACCTCTTAACAATCTTTGGCGGCTTATGCCAAAACATGGTCCTGTCTTTATATTTTAAGCAGTTGAAGTTGCATTGAAATTTTCCCTTCAAGTTGACATGCAGGGTGAATCCTTAACGATAACAAATTTGCCAGAAAGTGGGGAAAAGAGTTAATAACTATGCGACTGCTTAGCACTGTTCTATATTGTCATTGGATTTGGTAATTTGTTGTAAAGTTTTTAATCTAGTTTGTTTCCATtactaacattttttaatcaaAGCTGAAGATTTAATATGacgaaattataaaatttatagttTGTATTCAAAAAACTGCTTCATTAAATTGCGATAACAGGTGTTCCAATTCTCATTAGTGAAACATATTTATCATGATAATATGATTGATTCTGTTTTTTAGCTTCATCAAAGTGTCAATTAAGTTTCAGGAAATTTTCATGCGAAGAACTCATCCTGATGGAAAACTAAGTTTGTGTTTGGGTGCGgatttgtaaaattaattttgaattaaattttgtaGAATTGATTTTGAAGTAGAttgttattgtatttttttatttgtaaattttgtAGTCAAaggagttaaaaaaaaaaaatcatgcaaTGCATTATCTATTTATAGTCGTCTTAATTCAAAATTAACATTGAACCAATTAAATTTCACTTTCtaaaattaaacatatgaaaatttACGTAAAACCATGCAGTgttattctaaatatttatttaaaattatattaactgATATTTCAAAACAACTTTGACCATTTGAAAAGGAATCTAAACATGCAGTAAATAcagcaagaaaaaaaagttgtggATGGGGTTCAGTACTTcaataaagtttaaaaaaaaagatttaacTCTGATCTAACCATTGTTTCTTTTACAATCTGGCACATAAATGTTGGCCTTGGGTCTACTACATTCTACGAGGTGAGGTGCAGACAACTCTTTATTCTGCAGATAATGATTTGGCCATCCCTTTCATTGAACCACTACCTCTAAAGACATCAACATAACTGGTTAGTAAATAAAGCTGCATCTGAACCTCTCCACACATAACTGGTTAGTATTCTTGTACCCTCTCTGCATTTAACAATCTAGCATCAACAATTGGAACCACTCAGGACCCTTAAACATCCATCAATAAATGTCTTATAAATCAAGCTACACAAATGGAACCACTACCTCTATAGACATCACAGCACAAAGTACTTAGCTGGCAAAATAATGGTTTGAACAAATCCTGATGCAAAACTTTTCCATCTCAACTGAGATTAGACACAGTGCTAAAGCCCTTAACGTTATTTACTCACTCAAAAGCTATATAACTTTGTCACTTGCAATCATTAGGAACTTCAACAATTACCATTTTTTTAGCATTAGTGGTGGTGGTTGTGTAGGCTACTTTCCCTTTTTTCCCTCTTTGTCATTTTGTTTCTCAGTGTTATTGTATATGAGCTAGCAAGTTCatcacacatttttttttctgattaagATATGCCCCCACAACTTATTTGTGTATGGTCACTCCAATTCCCACTATAAGATCATGTTCAGAAATATTCTGCGCCATTTTTTATCTATCATCAGGAAATCCACTGTAATCATATTTTGCAGTAGGGGTTTCAACCGTTTCATCTAAGTTCTGGTTGAAATTAGAAATCGATTTAATGATTCAAAAGCCAAAATATGCAAATCGCTTTAATGATTCAACCACCTCAAAACCTATAGTTTCTTTCTCTCAAAAAAAAAACCCCGTAGTTGTCAATTCCTTTATGTCGTTAAAGTCAAGTTGTAcgacttaaaattattttaaattgtgcAAATAATTAAGAATTGTAAATCTAATTGTTCATACTCTCTCAACTTACACTTacttttctttgtatttttaatGCACTGATATCATCATAAACCACACTCTTTTGTCATTTCTCCAACAAAATTAGTCTTTCAAATTTTAGTATTTCGTAAGAGCTAGTATTCAATAATCCTTTGTGcattattttattagaaatgGATAGATTTATCCAATAACAATTTTGCCATCTTTCAAAGAAATTACACGAATAAGCAACAACTATTTATGATGTTTAATTGAATCAGtctgcattaaaaaaatatttaggatACCAGTCCTATGCAACTACTTAAGGCTAGATTCAGACATCTAAGTTCATGTTTGGAAATATgctttaaacatatttttaaaataataaattatgtccCTTTTATTCTAAAGCACACTTTTGCAAgaattttaattgtaatataagcatatcttaaattttgaagaaaattcAATCCTAATTATCATTAGCTGTTGTTTAAGTGATTGGTCTacattttgatattattttgcAATATTTGCAATGGTTAATGAATAACAAAATAAACTGGAAGAATTACATTTAATGAAGTTGCCAAGATTGAATCCTTCAATAATGGACCAAGTCATACAAATATGTTTAACATTGTATAATATATTCTTTAGATATGATTATTTGATATTTCTGTATGAATAAATTCTCGCCATTTAGCTTTCTTCATCCCTACAGCTTCTGTATGGCACTATGGCAGGCTGTAGAGTAATCATGATGTTCACTACCTTTTCTTATGCTTTAATTCCCAACTTTGAatcatcattttttttcatttacagtttttttttaatgtttatatatatgAAAAGCCATCTTTtagaaaattgaaaacaaagtcTCTTATTTATGAAAATGTCTAAAAATAACTCCATTTTCATGCTTTCACAGTATGAATATGTTAGCAACCCCTATTGACCAAGCTTTGTTTTGTAGTAAACCACATCCTTCTCCATAATACGAGGGGGAGTAACAGTGCAAGTGTTAGTtttcttgttttacaatctacaTATATATCCTACTTAACATCACCAAATTCAATTATTGTTTCAAAATCCTACAACCAGCCATAAATCTTTGAGTGATTAATAAGACATTCATGAATGCTTTCTGATGATCAACCACCATATCCAATTTGAGGTTTTCCTAGCAAAATTAGCTTGATACATAGAACAAACTCTTCTTTATATGGAACAAGTAAACTTAAGAGTTGGAAAAGTAGGTCTTGGGAATTGAGTTGGTCATCACATGGGTAACCAAATTGGAAAGTTATTATCTATCTCCCTGTCTAAAGTGTACATACAAAAGTATATAACCTAATTCACTACCTTTCCAACTAGATGATGCCCTTCAAAACAGCTAATAAGTTTGTGCTGATGTTGCATGTGTGTGTACTGTGGTTGTGGACACTAATGCAGCTGTGATATCAAACcctaaaaaaaagtgtacacaAAAATCACACCAACACTTTCCATTCTACTATTTtagtttcatttttcatttctaGATTGTTTAGTTTTAGATTGTAGTGTAGGTTACATTGTTTTCCATTTTCTATTCTCATTGTCCATTTACTTTCCCAAGTTGAATCTGTGAGATGAAGTTACTTGTTGATGGTCCTACAcctatcttattttttttatcatgactTGTCAATTATTTATTAGGTTGGATCTATAAAGTCTACAATCATCAACTGTGAGAGTAAAATTTTCACCAACTTACCAATTCaaaataaagaattattatAACGTTACGTGGGACTTATAAGTCACAACCAACATTAAATCAAAGTTACTCTTTTGATGAAAAATTCATATAAAGGATTGAAGTATGTTGTTCAAGAGACTGAATAGGttatataaacaattttattttttttaaataatgttcTTGTCTTGTAGTTTCGCCAGTAAGTATTTCTTAATTGTAAAGTATTTCTTAACATTATTCTCATTGTTAAGTCTTTTAAAGAGAGAATTCGTGTTTGATTTTTAACATATAGTTTATGCatttattattagtttatttGATAATTATGATCATGTGGGTGATTGTGTTTTGCATGGCCAAATGCAACATGTGACATCTTATCGAAACGAGTCatgattaattttttctttgttttttattcttaaatattGCCTTTGAAACCAATGTTTGAACcaattcttctttcttttactcATACATAGTTCATGTTCTTTCAATAAtggataaatatattattttaatttatcaacATACTTAACTTACCCACTGTATTATCTATCAAGTAAATTATTAATctataaaatttaaactagcAAGTTGGAAAATTTTAACTTTCTAATATGAATTTACAAAGTTATGGCtaacttataaattttaatttgagtcTTGAATAAACCAATTctgacataaaataaataatgggaaaatatacttttacattccttatttatatataattcttgatttgatatttatagaaaaaatataaaataaaaagaatttgtaattaaatattataaaaattattaaaataataatattatgttattaAATAGATGTAAAAAAAAGTTGGATGTGAAGCCCTAACTAATGTAAACCTAGCTAATAGTTCTGAGTACACACAACATGGGATACCTAGAAAAAAATGGTTGTTGCCTGTTGGTACGAATCATCTTTTTTTGTAGATCAAACGTGGGGCCCTTTcacaaaatcaaatatataatattttaatattacaactcatatttattatcaaattaattgatgatattaaaataaaatattttaatgtgaATACTCACAAAATTAATTGAtaacataaaagaaattaaatgcaTTTATCtatacattaattatttataagttaattatatattatattatttcattttttatctaCATAAAAATTCCTatcattttctttaattattgcGTAAAAGGATGACCCAAATAAATCATACTATAAATAGTAAATTAAACGCATGGAAGTTTTGTAGATGAATTAATTATCATCGTACATGAAAGGTATTTGTTTCCTAAGTTCCTACCATATTCTAATTAAATTCTATGTTTAATCTATAAATTTtctgagaaaaataaaaataatagttagtAGTTTAATATTATCACATAGTGTTgatatattaacaattattcACCACGTtacaactgattttttttttaaataaaataatttttaaattatatttttatagttataaaaaaaaaattcattatacATTTCACTGATttgaagataataaaaaaagtgaCGTATCTTCTGTGTCTCTTTCGGtgcatatttttctttcttcttcttaccaactctctttctctctcacaCAACTTCATCAATCTAACACTAATGCACAATTCTTGTTATTCACACGTTAACGTTATTTTTATGTCTCTAAAATCAAAACACACACTAACACACCACAAGAACACAACTACTTAGGAGTGTCTCAACTCTCAAAccaaaaacacaaaacaacaatGCAACATTCTCACACACTCTTTCTCACcattctctttctcttcttcttcttcttctcttccacACTCTCCGACCTCTCGTCGGAGCGCGCGGCGCTCCTCGCCCTGCGCTCCGCCGTGCGCGGCCGCACGCTTCTCTGGAACACCACCTTCCCTTCGCCCTGCGCCTGGCCTGGCGTCCAATGCGATGATGCCAAAGCCACCGTGGTGGAGCTCCACCTCCCCGCCGTCGCTCTCTCCGGTGAGCTTCCCGCCGGTGTGTTCCCGGAGCTCCCCAACCTCCACACCCTCAGCCTCCGCGTCAACTCTCTCTCCGGCGCCCTCCCCGCCGACCTTGCTGCCTGCGCCGCCCTCCGCAACCTCTTCCTCCAACAGAACTACTTCTCCGGCGAGGTGCCGGCGTTTCTCTCCGGCATGACCGGCCTCGTCCGGCTTAATTTGGCCTCCAACAACTTTTCCGGGCCAATTCCGGCGCGGTTCGGGAACCTCACCCGGTTGAGGACCCTTTTCCTTGAGAATAATCGGCTCAATGGTTCGTTACCCGGTTTGGAAGAACTCGGTGAATTGGCTCAGTTTAATGTCTCTTACAACATGTTAAACGGTTCTGTTCCTAAAAAGTTGCAGACTTTTGATAAAGATTCGTTTTTGGGCAATACCCTTTGTGGGAGGCCACTTGGGATTTGTCCCTGGGATGTTGGGGGTGGTGAGAGTGGTGTAAATGGGAGTTCAAATTCAAGTGGGGTTGGAGGGGGTGGAGGGAGTGTGATTGGAGGGGAAAAGAAGAAGGGGAAGCTTTCTGGGGGTGCAATTGCAGGGATTGTTGTTGGGTGTGTGGTGGCTCTTCTGTTTGTTGTGTTTGCTTTGATTCTTTTGTGTAGAAGAGGGAACAAGACTAGGAGTGTTGATAATGTTAGCAACATGGTGGGCTTGAAGGAGGAGCCTCAACACAATGGAGAGTTGGGAATTGAGGGCGGCAATTTGGAGAGTGGGGGTGGGGATGGGAATTCGGTGGCGGTGGCGGTGGCGGCAGTGGGTGGGAATGGAGTTGGTGGTGGAAGTGGTGGAGATAAGAAGTTGGTGTTTTATGGTAATAAGGTGAAGGTGTTTGATTTGGAGGATTTGCTAAGGGCTTCTGCTGAGGTGTTGGGAAAAGGAACTTTTGGGACTACCTATAAGGCTGTTTTAGAGGATGGGCCTGTGGTGGCTGTGAAGAGGTTGAGGGATGTCACGGTTTCGGAGAAGGAGTTTAAGGAGAAGATTGATGCTGTGGGAGTGATGGATCATGAAAATTTGGTGCCTCTCAGGGCTTACTATTATAGCAGGGATGAGAAACTTCTTGTTCATGATTACATGCCAATGGGAAGCCTATCTGCAATTTTGCATGGTGAGTTGAGCCTCACTTTGGTTTCATAATATCAGATGCTTGCTTTTAACATGCACATGATTCGGTTACGTCTGTTTAAATTTTTGTGGTTGTGACTTGAggttttctttgctgtttttggTATGAGTTTTTTTTCTGTAGAATGATTTCTGCAATTTGCGTTTTGGTGTTCTTTTTTGGAGAATGCATAATTGCCATCAATCACTGACTATTTGATTATGTTGCAATTAACAATGGAAGACGAAGAGAGTGTATGTACTATCACCCTTTAGGAATCATAATGTGTTTGGCATTGCATCTCCTCTTACAGTTCACTAGTTTCATCTGGACATTACATAACACAAGTGTAACCAAATATGTAAATTGGCATCAGCTTTTGAACTCCTACATTGACCTCTTTGATGCAACTCTGTTAACATGAAATGGTGTGTCATCTCATTGATTGGCATGAACACTAGAAAAAAATGAAGTTTATGTTATAATTCTTTACCATCACAGGAAACAAAGGAGCTGGTAGGACACCGTTGAATTGGGAAATGAGATCAGAGATTGCAATAGGAGCTGCTCGTGGCATCGAGTACCTACATTCACAAGGGCCTAGTGTTTCTCATGGAAACATAAAGTCCTCCAACATCCTCTTAACCAAATCCTATGATGCCAGGGTGTCTGATTTTGGCCTTGCACACCTTGTTGGCCCCTCATCCACACCCAACAGGGTGGCTGGCTACCGTGCCCCCGAAGTAACCGATCCACGCAAAGTTTCTCAGAAGGCTGATGTATACAGCTTTGGAGTGTTGCTCTTGGAACTTCTGACTGGAAAAGCTCCTACACATGCCCTCTTGAATGAGGAAGGAGTGGACCTTCCAAGATGGGTCCAATCAGTGGTTAGAGAGGAATGGAGTTCAGAGGTGTTTGATATTGAGCTCCTAAGGTATCAGAATTCTGAAGAGGAAATGGTTCAGTTGTTGCAACTTGCAGTGGATTGTGTAGTTCCATACCCTGATAACCGACCTTCAATTTCTCAAGTGAGACAACGCATAGAAGAGTTACGTAGGTCTAGCATGAAAGAGGGTACTCAAGACCAAATCCAACAACCTGATTTCATCGATGATATAGATGATGTATCCTCTAGATGAGTTTGTGTAAAGGATCTTCTTGGCTTTGCCAAAAAGCCCCCACATATTTTGCTTCCCAAGTCATGTGCTCATGTTGTATTTTCTTGAGACGAGTTTTTTAGCCACTTTTGGTGTTATTTTTCTATCAGAATTGGAGTTTTACATTAGTAAATGAAATGATAAAGGTTTGCAATAAACATGAACATTGATCACTGAAATGAAACTTCAATTCTGACAGAAGAAGAATACATCAGAAGTACCAAAGGAAGTTCATCTAAGTttcgtgatttttttttaccttgGGTTCATAATTTTCTTCCAATCTCAATTGTACTATCCCCTGTTTTTTCTTTCCTATCTATCTACTCTACCTTGAGGGAGTGGAATATCTATTCCATTAGTTATTGCCGGTGGATTCTTGTTGATGTAATTATTAGCTTTGCTTTTAACATTggctttttcttttttgtgacACTTTTCTCTGTTGACACTGTGATCATATAGTCGCTTTCATGGTTGGTTGTAGTGTCCTATAGGTGGCATGTTGCATGTCTTCAATTGTAGTGACCCCACCTTGTAAAGACAATATGGATGATTTATACCTTGAACCAACTTTGATTAACTCTTCCTTCGGTTGATAGGTGAATTAAGATTTGGAGTGGAGGTCATTTACCACTTGTAAAAATATCAGTCTCACATCACACCAATTCCTTAATCATGATGTTTCTTTAATCagtgtttttacttttttaccAAGTTTAGTTTCTATGAACTGTCAGTTTAAAAG
This region includes:
- the LOC137837926 gene encoding probable inactive receptor kinase At1g48480 produces the protein MQHSHTLFLTILFLFFFFFSSTLSDLSSERAALLALRSAVRGRTLLWNTTFPSPCAWPGVQCDDAKATVVELHLPAVALSGELPAGVFPELPNLHTLSLRVNSLSGALPADLAACAALRNLFLQQNYFSGEVPAFLSGMTGLVRLNLASNNFSGPIPARFGNLTRLRTLFLENNRLNGSLPGLEELGELAQFNVSYNMLNGSVPKKLQTFDKDSFLGNTLCGRPLGICPWDVGGGESGVNGSSNSSGVGGGGGSVIGGEKKKGKLSGGAIAGIVVGCVVALLFVVFALILLCRRGNKTRSVDNVSNMVGLKEEPQHNGELGIEGGNLESGGGDGNSVAVAVAAVGGNGVGGGSGGDKKLVFYGNKVKVFDLEDLLRASAEVLGKGTFGTTYKAVLEDGPVVAVKRLRDVTVSEKEFKEKIDAVGVMDHENLVPLRAYYYSRDEKLLVHDYMPMGSLSAILHGNKGAGRTPLNWEMRSEIAIGAARGIEYLHSQGPSVSHGNIKSSNILLTKSYDARVSDFGLAHLVGPSSTPNRVAGYRAPEVTDPRKVSQKADVYSFGVLLLELLTGKAPTHALLNEEGVDLPRWVQSVVREEWSSEVFDIELLRYQNSEEEMVQLLQLAVDCVVPYPDNRPSISQVRQRIEELRRSSMKEGTQDQIQQPDFIDDIDDVSSR